The Mercurialis annua linkage group LG8, ddMerAnnu1.2, whole genome shotgun sequence genome window below encodes:
- the LOC126659699 gene encoding beta-glucosidase 13-like — translation MGNKHQNLKEKSIMATKSSFLLGMVVLLIFSWLDSTKSQNTPEHLHVFDSSYFPDGFLWGSASSAYQAEGAAEKRGVNTWDTFTHDYPERIDDGSNGDIATEFYYLYKNDTKRMNKQLGMNAFRFSIAWSRVIPSGNISAGISEEGIDFYNSVINETIKNGMIPFVTIFHWDVPQELEDNYGGFRSYNIVSDYKDFAELCFQRFGDRVKHWITFNEPHIFTSQGYDLGILAPGRCSEWVNRACAEGDSGTEPYIVAHNLLLAHAAAVALYKEQGFDGEIGITLDITWAYPYSNSTDDIRSVYRYVDFIFGWFMNPVTYGHYPRIMRELVGDRLPVFNKTESKSLKGSYDFVGINYYTSNYASANLIPDPDPTHIRYTTDMKVNLTMYNTNGQYIGVQGSPSWLYVVPQGLESVMKYVKDVYKNPIIYITENGVGDAIDLSPTDALKDIWRISYHNQHLWKLLRAICDHGVRVKGYFAWAFIDNFEWANGYTVRMGLYAMDTSKNLMRTPKLSVNWFKEFLKDKDSTGGPKCSIPEVVQSSVEDDEEL, via the exons ATGGGAAATAAGCACCAAAACTTGAAAGAAAAGAGCATTATGGCAACTAAAAGCTCATTTTTGTTAGGAATGGTAGTCCTGCTCATTTTTAGTTGGCTGGATTCTACCAAGTCCCAAAATACCCCTGAGCATCTTCATGTATTTGATAGTAGTTATTTTCCAGATGGTTTTCTTTGGGGATCAGCTTCTTCTGCTTATCAG GCTGAAGGCGCAGCAGAAAAAAGAGGAGTTAACACATGGGATACATTCACCCATGACTATCCGG AAAGGATAGATGATGGCAGCAATGGAGATATCGCGACGgaattctattatttatataaa AATGATACCAAAAGAATGAATAAACAACTGGGTATGAATGCTTTCAGATTTTCCATTGCATGGTCAAGAGTGATACCCA GTGGAAACATAAGCGCAGGAATAAGCGAAGAAGGAATTGACTTTTACAACAGTGTTATAaatgaaacaattaaaaatg GAATGATTCCTTTTGTCACCATATTTCATTGGGACGTTCCTCAAGAACTTGAAGACAATTATGGTGGCTTTAGAAGCTACAACATAGT GTCCGATTACAAAGATTTTGCCGAGCTTTGCTTTCAAAGATTTGGAGACAGAGTAAAACATTGGATCACTTTTAATGAACCACATATTTTCACTTCACAAGGCTATGATTTGGGTATTTTAGCTCCGGGCCGATGTTCGGAATGGGTGAATAGGGCATGCGCTGAAGGAGACTCAGGAACTGAACCTTACATAGTGGCTCATAATTTGCTCCTTGCTCATGCCGCAGCTGTTGCATTATATAAGGAACAA GGTTTTGATGGTGAGATTGGTATAACACTAGATATAACATGGGCATACCCTTACTCCAACAGCACGGATGATATTCGATCCGTCTATCGATACGTAGATTTCATATTTGGTTG GTTTATGAACCCCGTAACCTACGGTCATTATCCAAGAATAATGCGAGAGCTAGTTGGAGATCGATTGCCGGTTTTCAATAAAACTGAATCTAAATCTCTCAAAGGATCCTATGATTTTGTTGGTATAAACTACTATACTTCAAATTATGCATCTGCCAATCTCATTCCTGATCCCGATCCAACTCATATTAGATATACAACAGATATGAAAGTTAATTTGACGA TGTACAATACAAATGGACAATACATTGGAGTGCAG GGTTCTCCATCTTGGTTGTATGTTGTTCCGCAAGGACTTGAAAGTGTTATGAAGTATGTCAAAGATGTATAcaaaaatccaattatttaCATAACTGAGAATG GAGTTGGTGATGCAATAGATCTTTCTCCAACGGATGCCCTTAAAGATATATGGAGAATATCATATCATAATCAGCATTTGTGGAAACTTCTTAGAGCTATTTG CGATCACGGTGTTAGAGTGAAAGGATATTTTGCCTGGGCGTTCATCGATAATTTCGAGTGGGCGAATGGTTATACCGTAAGAATGGGCTTGTACGCTATGGACACCAGCAAGAACCTGATGAGAACTCCAAAACTCTCTGTTAATTGGTTTAAAGAATTCTTGAAGGATAAAGATTCTACCGGCGGTCCGAAATGCAGTATTCCAGAAGTCGTCCAATCTTCTGTTGAAGATGATGAAGAgctttag